GAACAAATGCTTGTGCTGGTGAGCTATGATGTGGCGACTATTGATCCTGGAGGGCAAAGACGTTTGAACCGGTTGGCAAAAGCCTGCAAGGATTATGGGCAGAGAGTCCAATATTCGGTATTTGAGTGTATTGTTGATCCGGCACAGTGGACCGTTCTCAAAGATAGACTCATCAGCGAGATTAATAAAGAAAAAGACAGTCTACGTTTTTACTAC
This window of the Syntrophorhabdaceae bacterium genome carries:
- the cas2 gene encoding CRISPR-associated endonuclease Cas2 gives rise to the protein MLVLVSYDVATIDPGGQRRLNRLAKACKDYGQRVQYSVFECIVDPAQWTVLKDRLISEINKEKDSLRFYYLGSNWRHRVEHVGAKEGVDQEGVLMA